One Mycobacteroides salmoniphilum DNA segment encodes these proteins:
- the gnd gene encoding phosphogluconate dehydrogenase (NAD(+)-dependent, decarboxylating) — MQLGLVGLGKMGFNMRDRLRAGEHEVIGYDPRPEVTDVPSLKALADALEAPRVVWVMVPSGPVTQQTIAELAEELSEGDLVIDGGNSRFTEDQPNADLLAAKGIGYIDAGVSGGVWGKDNGYGLMVGGSDADVARALPIFDTLRPEGDRADGFVHAGPVGAGHYAKMIHNGIEYGLMHAYAEGYELLAAEPLITDVQAVLQAWTKGTVVRSWLLDLLAKALKEDPGFDAISGYTEDSGEGRWTVEEAINHRVPVPVIAASLFARFASRQEDSPAMKAVSALRNQFGGHAVKRVGLSG, encoded by the coding sequence ATGCAGCTGGGTTTGGTTGGACTGGGCAAGATGGGTTTCAACATGCGCGACCGGCTGCGGGCCGGCGAGCATGAGGTCATCGGGTACGACCCCCGCCCCGAGGTCACCGATGTGCCGTCGCTGAAAGCACTGGCGGATGCACTCGAGGCGCCACGCGTTGTGTGGGTGATGGTGCCGTCGGGGCCGGTCACGCAGCAGACGATCGCCGAGCTCGCCGAGGAGTTGTCCGAAGGCGACCTCGTGATCGACGGCGGCAACTCACGGTTCACTGAAGATCAGCCCAATGCAGATCTGTTGGCTGCCAAGGGAATTGGATACATCGACGCGGGAGTCTCCGGCGGGGTGTGGGGCAAAGACAATGGCTACGGGTTGATGGTCGGCGGCAGTGATGCGGATGTGGCGCGCGCGCTGCCGATTTTCGACACGTTGCGGCCGGAGGGCGACCGCGCGGATGGCTTCGTGCATGCCGGACCGGTGGGCGCAGGCCACTACGCCAAGATGATCCACAACGGCATCGAGTACGGGCTCATGCACGCCTATGCCGAGGGGTACGAGCTGCTGGCGGCCGAGCCCTTGATCACTGATGTGCAGGCCGTGCTGCAAGCCTGGACCAAGGGCACCGTGGTCCGATCCTGGCTGCTGGATTTATTGGCCAAGGCGTTGAAGGAAGATCCGGGCTTCGACGCTATTTCGGGATACACCGAGGATTCCGGCGAGGGGCGCTGGACCGTGGAAGAGGCCATCAACCACCGAGTGCCGGTACCCGTCATCGCTGCGTCCTTGTTCGCGCGATTTGCCTCGAGGCAAGAGGATTCGCCGGCGATGAAGGCAGTTTCAGCGCTGCGCAACCAGTTCGGCGGCCACGCGGTAAAGCGCGTCGGTCTCTCCGGCTAA
- a CDS encoding arylamine N-acetyltransferase family protein, translating to MWNGDELALDEYLAFVGFDGTRSPSLDTLRRLQRGHVLNIKWENLDAVLHKHVALDIPTVQAKLLRSPRGGYCYEHVALFAAVLERLGFDFFGIQGRVQMGATTIRPSTHGMLVVRLDGQRWLCDVGFGTSPLVPIRLVDEDVITDGSWTYELRRGEVTPGADGWTLSEAAGDGTQTGWMSRHTFVLEPQYPIDYRAASYFVASSPHSPFSTRLFVQRIAPDHAYILDHRELHAVRPGIGRDTQHLTPDQVLVALQEVFGIELDADSSSLLLKRLSAQ from the coding sequence ATGTGGAACGGAGACGAGCTCGCGCTCGACGAATACCTGGCCTTCGTAGGCTTCGACGGCACCCGGTCGCCGTCCTTGGACACCCTGCGCCGCCTGCAGCGCGGACATGTCCTGAACATCAAGTGGGAGAACCTGGATGCGGTACTACACAAGCACGTTGCGTTGGATATCCCGACGGTCCAGGCGAAGCTGTTGCGCAGCCCCCGCGGCGGCTACTGCTATGAACACGTCGCGCTTTTCGCGGCCGTTCTAGAGCGTCTCGGTTTCGACTTCTTTGGCATTCAGGGCCGGGTACAGATGGGTGCCACCACTATTCGGCCGTCGACACACGGCATGCTCGTGGTCCGACTTGACGGACAACGATGGCTTTGTGACGTCGGGTTCGGCACCAGTCCTCTTGTGCCCATACGTCTCGTCGATGAGGACGTCATCACCGACGGGTCGTGGACGTACGAGCTGCGCCGCGGTGAAGTCACACCCGGGGCCGATGGCTGGACCCTGTCGGAGGCAGCCGGAGACGGGACGCAGACGGGGTGGATGAGCCGACACACATTCGTGCTCGAACCTCAGTACCCGATCGACTATCGCGCCGCGAGCTACTTTGTCGCATCAAGTCCTCATTCCCCCTTCAGCACAAGGCTTTTCGTGCAACGTATAGCGCCCGATCACGCATACATCTTGGACCACCGGGAGCTGCACGCCGTACGGCCCGGCATCGGCAGGGACACTCAGCATCTGACACCCGACCAGGTACTGGTCGCGCTCCAGGAAGTCTTCGGCATCGAACTGGACGCCGATAGCTCGTCACTGCTGTTGAAGAGGTTGTCCGCGCAGTAG
- the gyrB gene encoding DNA topoisomerase (ATP-hydrolyzing) subunit B, with protein sequence MAAPKKSAKSEYSADSITILEGLEAVRKRPGMYIGSTGERGLHHLIWEVVDNSVDEAMAGYASTVEVTMLEDGGIQVKDDGRGIPVAMHASGIPTVDVVMTQLHAGGKFDSDSYAVSGGLHGVGISVVNALSTKVELEILRDGHEWRQVYTASVPGTLEEGAPTKKTGTTVRFWADPNIFETTTYDFETVARRLQEQAFLNKGLTIKLTDERVSNADVTDEVVSDTAEAPKTAEEQAAESAAPHKVKNRVFHYPDGLVDFVKHINRTKSAIHSTIVDFSGKGEGHEVEIAMQWNAGYSESVHTFANTINTHEGGTHEEGFRAALTTVVNKYAKEKKLLKEKDTNLTGDDIREGLAAVISVKVGEPQFEGQTKTKLGNTEVKSFVQKVCNEQLQHWFDSNPADAKTVVNKAVSSAQARIAARKARELVRRKSATDIGGLPGKLADCRSTDPSKSELYVVEGDSAGGSAKSGRDSMFQAILPLRGKIINVEKARIDRVLKNTEVQAIITALGTGIHDEFDLAKLRYHKIVLMADADVDGQHISTLLLTLLFRFMRPLVEHGHIFLAQPPLYKLKWQRTLPEFAYSDRERDGLMEAGLKAGKKINKDDGIQRYKGLGEMDAKELWETTMDPSVRVLRQVTLDDAAAADELFSILMGEDVEARRSFITRNARDVRFLDV encoded by the coding sequence GTGGCTGCGCCGAAGAAGAGTGCCAAGAGCGAATACAGTGCCGACTCGATCACCATCCTAGAGGGGCTCGAGGCGGTCCGGAAACGCCCGGGCATGTACATCGGGTCGACCGGTGAGCGCGGTCTGCACCACCTGATCTGGGAAGTTGTCGATAACTCCGTCGATGAGGCGATGGCCGGGTACGCCTCCACCGTCGAGGTGACGATGCTTGAAGACGGCGGCATCCAGGTCAAGGACGATGGCCGCGGTATTCCGGTGGCCATGCACGCCTCCGGAATCCCGACCGTTGATGTCGTTATGACGCAGCTGCACGCCGGCGGCAAGTTCGACTCGGACTCCTACGCGGTGTCGGGCGGTCTGCACGGCGTGGGTATCTCGGTGGTGAACGCGCTCTCGACAAAGGTCGAGTTGGAGATCCTGCGGGATGGGCACGAGTGGCGGCAGGTGTACACCGCGTCGGTGCCGGGAACCCTGGAGGAGGGCGCCCCGACGAAGAAGACGGGCACCACGGTCCGATTCTGGGCGGATCCGAACATCTTCGAGACCACGACCTACGACTTTGAGACGGTCGCCAGGCGTCTGCAAGAGCAGGCCTTCCTCAACAAGGGTCTGACCATCAAGCTCACCGATGAGCGAGTGAGCAATGCAGATGTGACGGACGAAGTGGTCAGCGATACCGCTGAGGCACCCAAGACAGCTGAAGAGCAGGCTGCGGAATCTGCTGCGCCGCATAAGGTTAAGAACCGCGTCTTCCACTACCCCGATGGCCTGGTTGACTTCGTCAAGCACATCAACCGCACGAAATCAGCCATCCACTCCACCATCGTCGACTTCTCCGGCAAGGGCGAAGGCCATGAGGTGGAGATCGCGATGCAGTGGAACGCCGGTTACTCGGAGTCGGTGCACACCTTCGCCAACACCATCAACACCCACGAGGGCGGTACGCACGAGGAAGGATTCCGGGCGGCACTCACGACGGTGGTCAACAAGTATGCCAAGGAGAAGAAGCTCCTCAAGGAGAAGGACACCAACCTCACCGGCGACGACATTCGCGAGGGCCTGGCGGCGGTCATCTCGGTGAAGGTGGGCGAGCCACAGTTCGAGGGCCAGACCAAGACCAAACTGGGTAACACCGAGGTCAAGTCGTTTGTGCAGAAGGTGTGTAACGAGCAACTGCAGCACTGGTTCGACTCGAACCCGGCCGACGCGAAAACTGTTGTGAATAAGGCTGTTTCGTCGGCACAGGCGCGTATTGCGGCGCGCAAGGCTCGCGAGCTGGTTCGCCGTAAGAGCGCCACCGATATCGGTGGGCTGCCCGGCAAGCTGGCCGACTGCCGCTCCACTGATCCGTCGAAGTCGGAACTGTATGTGGTGGAGGGTGACTCGGCCGGCGGTTCGGCCAAGAGCGGTCGCGACTCGATGTTCCAGGCGATTCTGCCGCTGCGCGGCAAGATCATCAATGTCGAAAAGGCCCGTATTGACCGGGTTTTGAAGAACACGGAAGTCCAGGCGATCATCACGGCGCTTGGCACCGGTATTCACGACGAGTTTGATCTAGCCAAGCTGCGGTATCACAAGATCGTGCTGATGGCCGACGCCGACGTTGACGGCCAACACATTTCGACGCTGCTGCTGACGCTGCTGTTCCGGTTTATGCGCCCGTTGGTTGAGCACGGGCACATCTTCCTGGCACAGCCGCCGCTGTACAAGCTCAAGTGGCAGCGCACGCTGCCCGAGTTCGCGTACTCGGATCGTGAACGCGATGGGTTGATGGAAGCCGGGCTCAAGGCCGGCAAGAAAATCAACAAGGACGATGGCATCCAGCGCTACAAGGGTCTGGGCGAGATGGACGCTAAGGAACTGTGGGAGACCACCATGGATCCGTCCGTGCGTGTGCTGCGTCAGGTGACACTCGATGACGCTGCCGCGGCCGACGAACTGTTCTCGATCCTGATGGGCGAGGACGTCGAGGCGCGCCGCAGCTTCATCACCCGAAACGCCAGGGATGTGCGCTTCCTCGACGTGTAG
- a CDS encoding methyltransferase family protein, whose translation MTQAIPSKKRLLVKLLTANIVSTIALGGLMLLAAGTWNWPQLWTLIIEMTILNIGVHLWLLNDNPALLAERLGSPRQPDQTTWDKVFMVFAIVGMPIWFAIPGFDHRWGWSDVPLWVEVMGAVLVAASLLSMISVFRANSFAAPIVKVQAERGHSIADTGPYAYVRHPMYAGAIPFLIGMPLLLGSWYGLIGAAVTVVALGFRAVGEERLLTRELDGYPEYAARVRYRLVPGLW comes from the coding sequence ATGACTCAGGCCATTCCGTCGAAAAAGCGACTACTGGTCAAGCTGCTCACCGCCAACATCGTCTCGACCATTGCATTGGGCGGGTTGATGCTGTTGGCCGCCGGGACGTGGAACTGGCCTCAGTTGTGGACCCTGATCATCGAGATGACCATCCTCAACATCGGTGTGCACCTGTGGCTGCTGAACGACAACCCTGCGCTGCTGGCGGAGCGGCTTGGTTCACCGCGCCAGCCAGACCAAACGACCTGGGACAAGGTCTTCATGGTGTTTGCGATCGTGGGCATGCCGATCTGGTTCGCAATACCGGGATTCGACCATCGCTGGGGTTGGTCGGACGTTCCCCTGTGGGTTGAGGTGATGGGCGCTGTACTCGTCGCGGCTTCGTTGTTGTCGATGATCTCTGTGTTCCGCGCCAACAGCTTTGCCGCGCCCATCGTGAAAGTACAGGCCGAACGTGGACACTCGATCGCCGACACCGGCCCCTATGCGTATGTGCGGCATCCGATGTACGCGGGAGCCATACCGTTCCTCATCGGCATGCCGCTGCTGCTGGGATCCTGGTACGGGCTGATCGGAGCCGCGGTAACCGTCGTCGCGCTGGGGTTTCGAGCAGTCGGGGAGGAGCGGCTGCTCACCCGAGAACTCGACGGCTATCCCGAATACGCGGCACGCGTCCGCTACCGGCTGGTACCCGGCCTCTGGTGA
- a CDS encoding YdeI/OmpD-associated family protein encodes MAVERPTIYFASQQDWEAWLDENHEDSPGVWIKMAKKASGIPSVNHKEALEEALCFGWIDGQAKSLDETYTLRMFTPRRARSTWSKINVGHIERLTKEGRVRPAGVREVDAAKADGRWDAAYSSQATIEVPDDFAQALRARPDAQRFFDSLTKTARWPFLFRLATIKKPETRTRRIVQYVELLADGKTLT; translated from the coding sequence ATGGCCGTCGAGCGTCCCACCATCTACTTTGCCTCCCAACAAGACTGGGAAGCGTGGCTGGACGAGAATCACGAGGACTCCCCCGGCGTGTGGATCAAGATGGCCAAGAAGGCCAGCGGGATCCCCAGCGTCAATCACAAGGAAGCCCTCGAAGAGGCTCTCTGCTTCGGGTGGATCGACGGACAAGCCAAATCGCTTGACGAGACATACACCCTGCGCATGTTCACCCCGCGCCGTGCCCGTAGCACCTGGTCGAAGATCAACGTCGGCCACATCGAACGGCTCACCAAGGAAGGCCGCGTCCGACCGGCCGGCGTACGAGAAGTGGACGCCGCCAAGGCAGACGGACGCTGGGACGCCGCCTACAGCTCGCAGGCAACCATCGAGGTTCCCGACGATTTCGCGCAGGCACTGCGGGCCCGGCCTGACGCGCAGAGGTTCTTCGACTCCCTGACCAAAACGGCACGCTGGCCGTTCCTGTTTCGGCTTGCCACCATCAAGAAACCGGAGACTCGCACCCGGCGGATCGTCCAATACGTCGAGCTACTGGCCGATGGAAAGACGTTGACCTAG
- a CDS encoding DUF721 family protein, producing the protein MSEEEAWPPEHLAGVTGMDLVRRVLEEARGAAKQQGKDVGRGGRSPQQRRKVAGGRRTWSGPGPDARDPQLLGRAAGDLANRRGWSSRVSEGAVFGRWDAVVGEQIAAHATPTALNEGVLTVAAESTAWATQLRLVQAQLLAKIAAAVGDGVVTSLKISGPTAPSWRKGPRHIAGRGPRDTYG; encoded by the coding sequence ATGAGTGAGGAAGAGGCCTGGCCGCCGGAGCATTTGGCGGGGGTGACCGGGATGGATTTGGTGCGCCGGGTACTCGAAGAAGCGCGTGGTGCGGCCAAGCAGCAGGGCAAGGATGTCGGCAGAGGTGGTCGGTCTCCGCAGCAGCGCCGCAAGGTCGCGGGAGGGCGACGCACCTGGTCCGGACCGGGCCCAGATGCTCGAGACCCGCAGCTGTTGGGAAGGGCCGCAGGAGATTTGGCAAACCGGCGCGGATGGTCCTCCCGGGTGTCTGAGGGCGCGGTGTTCGGACGGTGGGATGCTGTCGTCGGTGAACAGATCGCCGCACACGCGACACCGACCGCCCTGAACGAGGGTGTGCTGACGGTGGCCGCGGAGTCCACGGCGTGGGCGACTCAGCTGCGGCTGGTGCAGGCTCAGCTGCTGGCGAAGATCGCCGCGGCCGTGGGCGACGGTGTGGTGACCAGTTTGAAGATCTCCGGACCGACCGCGCCGTCCTGGCGCAAGGGTCCCCGTCATATTGCCGGACGCGGTCCGCGCGACACCTACGGCTGA
- a CDS encoding DUF4185 domain-containing protein, with protein MGDPTRAQIEQWRTDQLGAAAKNWGEVADHVEFVLNAAKEAIKSPIGKGQFLDKFKESAEAVIARTPHQIERLRAAKTAAETSQTDLKDAKSAAVSAINDAEGDDFTVNQDLSLTDRKTNASFVDRAFRKITKFVHEGIIRLRARALVGVDNRIAAELHKIAEEVSAFRVGGADGTTVLTGGALPPGQSRNLGPIAGTNAPPISGIKGTDLGEVIEIPDGKGGKKLVAIFGDSFSEDRLGGNHYKSVAVEVKGFDEQGKPIWGDVLTGYDGEQGRAPLFPTTGLPGDVAKGPNTLPAGSIVMNNGDVYTMVAATKDLHPDGGTWFAKANGDFSNGWPPIGSSYQTAEASPISQVSGYQAKDGTTYIAANGFDRGQGVTMYRVPDGVDVTDRKNWEPWTGNGWGSRGQITTHDVTQGQRFGEISMREVQGTPVISGFNSTTGDVEVHVGVGGNDPTKIFSSAPTTVISSGQLPQPYGGYILPNSTLDRLLIMGSQWDTTTNDTYHSSVIEVNPNR; from the coding sequence ATGGGGGATCCGACGCGGGCACAGATTGAACAATGGCGAACCGACCAGCTCGGCGCGGCAGCGAAGAACTGGGGTGAGGTTGCCGATCACGTCGAATTCGTGCTGAACGCGGCGAAGGAGGCGATAAAATCTCCCATCGGAAAGGGGCAATTCCTAGACAAGTTCAAGGAATCGGCCGAGGCGGTCATCGCGAGAACCCCTCACCAAATCGAGAGACTCCGAGCCGCTAAGACGGCAGCCGAAACGTCCCAGACGGACTTGAAGGACGCCAAGAGCGCGGCTGTGTCAGCGATCAACGATGCAGAGGGCGACGATTTCACCGTCAACCAGGACCTCTCACTCACGGATAGGAAGACGAACGCGTCCTTTGTGGACCGAGCGTTTCGGAAGATCACAAAATTCGTGCACGAGGGCATCATTCGACTTCGCGCAAGGGCACTCGTGGGTGTCGACAACAGGATCGCTGCCGAGCTGCACAAGATCGCTGAGGAGGTAAGCGCGTTCCGCGTTGGAGGAGCCGACGGGACCACAGTGCTTACTGGCGGGGCACTGCCGCCGGGGCAAAGCAGGAACCTTGGTCCGATCGCAGGCACTAATGCGCCCCCTATCTCGGGCATCAAGGGCACCGACCTGGGCGAGGTCATCGAAATCCCTGACGGCAAGGGCGGCAAGAAGCTGGTCGCGATCTTTGGTGACTCGTTTTCCGAAGATCGACTGGGGGGCAACCACTACAAGTCAGTTGCCGTCGAGGTCAAAGGGTTTGACGAACAAGGGAAGCCGATCTGGGGCGATGTCCTTACCGGTTACGACGGCGAGCAAGGGCGAGCCCCGCTTTTTCCGACGACCGGACTTCCTGGCGACGTGGCGAAGGGCCCGAATACCTTGCCCGCGGGAAGCATTGTCATGAACAACGGGGATGTTTACACGATGGTGGCAGCCACAAAGGATTTGCACCCGGATGGTGGAACATGGTTCGCGAAGGCCAACGGTGATTTCTCTAACGGTTGGCCACCGATCGGCTCCAGCTACCAGACGGCGGAAGCTTCACCCATCTCACAGGTCAGCGGGTATCAGGCCAAAGACGGGACCACCTACATAGCGGCTAATGGGTTCGATCGGGGCCAAGGTGTGACCATGTACCGAGTGCCCGACGGAGTCGATGTCACAGATCGCAAGAACTGGGAGCCATGGACGGGAAATGGATGGGGTAGTCGTGGGCAGATCACAACCCACGATGTCACCCAAGGACAGCGCTTCGGGGAGATAAGTATGCGTGAGGTTCAAGGCACACCGGTAATATCTGGATTTAATAGCACAACAGGCGATGTCGAAGTGCATGTTGGTGTTGGCGGTAACGACCCGACAAAAATATTCTCTAGCGCGCCGACCACGGTCATCAGTAGCGGCCAGCTTCCTCAACCGTATGGGGGGTATATTCTCCCTAATTCGACGCTAGATCGTCTACTTATTATGGGAAGCCAATGGGATACCACGACCAACGATACCTATCATTCGAGCGTAATTGAGGTTAACCCGAACCGGTAG
- the recF gene encoding DNA replication/repair protein RecF (All proteins in this family for which functions are known are DNA-binding proteins that assist the filamentation of RecA onto DNA for the initiation of recombination or recombinational repair.): MYVRQLGLRDFRSWERVDLELEPGRTVFVGPNGYGKTNLVEALWYSSTLGSHRVATDAPLVRNGAERAVVSTIVVNEGRELAVDLEIAAGRANKARINRSPVRSPREIVGILHAVLFAPEDLSLVRGDPSDRRRFLDDLLIQRRPRMAGVRADYDKVLRQRTALLKTAGAALRQRNDQSVLDTLDVWDGHLVAHGAELLSARIQLVGELRPLVEKSYQLLAPASRPADIAYRSSVVGIEGELSVQHLADALHAGLVAKRSAEIERGVCLVGPHRDDVELRLGDGPAKGFASHGESWSFALALRLAAFDLLRSDGTDPVLMLDDVFAELDGARRRCLASVAADAEQVLVTAAVPDDVPEELSARTVTVDVREDSSGRKSVAHE, from the coding sequence GTGTACGTACGACAGCTGGGATTACGGGATTTCCGGTCATGGGAGCGAGTTGACCTGGAGCTCGAGCCCGGACGCACGGTATTTGTGGGGCCCAACGGCTATGGCAAGACGAATCTAGTTGAAGCCCTGTGGTATTCATCCACGCTGGGGTCTCACCGGGTCGCGACCGACGCACCCCTGGTCCGCAACGGCGCGGAGCGGGCGGTGGTGTCGACCATCGTCGTGAACGAGGGTCGAGAGCTGGCGGTAGACCTGGAAATCGCGGCTGGTCGCGCCAACAAGGCCCGGATCAACCGATCCCCGGTGCGCAGCCCCCGCGAGATCGTCGGGATCCTGCACGCGGTGCTGTTCGCACCCGAAGACCTGTCCCTGGTGCGCGGCGACCCCTCTGATCGCCGGCGCTTCCTCGACGATCTGTTGATTCAGCGCCGTCCCCGAATGGCAGGTGTGCGTGCCGACTACGACAAGGTGCTTCGGCAACGCACGGCACTACTCAAGACGGCTGGGGCAGCGTTGCGGCAACGCAACGATCAAAGCGTGCTGGATACCCTCGACGTGTGGGACGGCCATTTAGTGGCGCATGGGGCCGAATTACTTTCCGCCCGTATCCAATTGGTGGGTGAGCTGCGGCCGCTGGTGGAGAAGTCGTATCAACTGCTGGCTCCGGCGTCGCGTCCCGCGGATATCGCGTACCGCAGCAGCGTGGTGGGTATCGAAGGGGAGCTGTCGGTGCAGCATCTCGCCGATGCGCTGCACGCGGGGTTGGTGGCCAAACGGTCCGCGGAGATCGAACGAGGCGTCTGTCTGGTGGGACCGCACCGCGATGACGTGGAATTGCGGCTCGGCGACGGGCCGGCCAAGGGGTTCGCCAGTCACGGGGAGTCGTGGTCCTTTGCGTTGGCATTGCGATTGGCGGCCTTCGACCTGCTTCGCTCCGACGGCACCGACCCGGTCCTCATGCTCGACGACGTATTCGCCGAACTGGACGGTGCCAGGCGTCGGTGCTTGGCCTCGGTGGCCGCCGATGCGGAGCAAGTTCTGGTGACGGCGGCGGTTCCGGACGACGTTCCCGAGGAATTGTCGGCACGCACGGTTACCGTCGATGTGCGGGAAGATTCCTCGGGAAGAAAGTCGGTGGCGCATGAGTGA